AAGTAGGGGTGAAGCACAATGCGGGATTTAGGGGTGAAAGTTTTTATCCAAATTATACATTTGATTGGCATTGACGTCTGAATTATTCGATTGCTTCAAATACTATATGAGTCTCAAATTATCTGTTTTATCATGCAATCTTAATAAAATTAGTCGATTCGTATTTCATCAGTAGTTAATTCTGCACTTATTAACAACAGAATGTAAGGAAAGAACAGCACCATTGCTCAGAAAGGAATGAACGACATCTAATTGAACAGCTCGTCAACATCGCATGGCTCATCGATCCATCACCAGCTAGAACTTAATGCTTTAATTTGCTTGTGTACAATACCAAAAAATGGTTCGGTTCTAGAGCCAAAGATTGTTCTCGAACATCCTTGAGAACGGGCTGTGTGTGTTATGTAGAGGCTCAGATTTGTATCCTATTATTAGTGCTCCCAATTTAACTATTAACAATATCAAATAATCGAGAGTAGTTCAAGAAGCCTAAATAATGtcttttttcgcgaacgcgcaaAAACCTTACATGCAtgttaatatattagaagaagttTTGAAAGTTTGTTACACAACACGAAGATCGGACCGACCATCTCAACAGGGGAACAAAACAGAAAAGGAAACCTAAAAAAAGCTAGGTCTATTTTGTTAAAAGTCCAACTCCTGAAACATAAGAGAGAGGAAGACTGGGAAATACTCCCTcagtactcataaaggaagtcgttttggacagcgacacagtctctaaaacacaactttgacttcttgtttctataaaaatatttattgaaaagtgatatatgtatacttttatgaaagtatttttcaagacaaatttattcatataatttttacattttcaaactcaacaacttgagagttattcatgatttatattcccaaggtttgacttaaacattgtcctaaacgacttcctttacgagtacagagggagtaagCACTACCCTCCCAAATAGACTTCCGAGAAATCTAGATAATGGCTTTACCACgaataattttctttttttttaactacatACCTTGTGAAATTCATGTATATTTATTCATTCAGAGATATTTACAGTACTGAACAATACGATTATATTAATCTCTCTAAACGTCGTGGGAGTGCTGGAAAATTAAGGCGCCATGTCAtcggtttttttttccaaaaataccCCGTTCTTCCGGTTAATTGCGTTCGAACCCTGTTCTTCCGGTTAATCACGTCCGAGTTTCACCTACCATGGCGCCGTTCGATGCCGCATTGGGATCGATCCAGTCGTCCACCTGGCCTACGGTGCCGGCTCTTCCACCACCATCAGATCGACGAGAGGACAACAGACGGTCAAGATCTTCCCAACATATCCCCACACAGCCAAAACCCTAGCAGCGCTCGCGGCCCGCTCACATATGGCCTCATCCGCCGCCACGCTGTCGTAGCCCTCTCGCGGGCGGACGGCGACGCATCCGCGCACGCCACCGGTTCCCCGCCTCGCGCAACGGAGTGAGGGCATGGCATGCGTgcccctctctttccctccccttctcttcttctcACTCTTCTCGCGTCCTTGCAGGCTTTTTCCTCCATCGTCGTCAGCCCATCGATGGCAGTTCGTCCCACATCGATTGCCATAGGGGCAGCATCAATAGATAGCATCATCTCGATGGTctgcgagctcgagctcgagatGTGGTATTTCCCCATCTCATGCGAATCCTTTGAGCCTTCCGGATGCCAACTCCTGAAGCGTCCAGGGCGTATCCGTCTCCATCGTCAGGCGCTGCTGTTGTTCAAACAAGCTGATCTACCGTCTCTCCTTTCAAGGTGAACACCTATGCCCAGTCTTCCCTTCCAACCCTGTTTCTTCTACTTCACCTTCACTCCATCATTCCCCATTTGCATGAATACCATTTTGTTTAGTTACATAGTTCAAGTCGTCATTCATTACTTCGACAAACAGTCTGCCGAGTTCATCAACTCAGCTGCTGGGGCCATCACCGTCTCCTACGTCATGCAGCTACTGACTGGTACCATCTTTATCCATCATTAAATAAAAACCTGGATCGATCTATGAATATCCCCTGATCCTAATTTTGCATCTTAATATTGAATCAACAATTTATTTTCTAAACTTGGCTGCAGGGAGGATATGCATAATGTGCTTTTTACAGAGGGACAATGTTCTAGGTGTTTGCAAAGAGCGCGTGTGAGGGAACAAATCCATACTAAGGCAGATCACCAACTTATACTATCAGGACTTATGTGTTTTGGTACTGTTGCTGCTTTCAAATTTATTGGTTAACTGAACTTAAAGCTGTTTTGCATTGATAATACTTCACTACTCTTTGACATATTATATTTTCCTACATGGAAGCAATTGTACGAACTAGCCGACTGATATGTtctatttttcaaattcaaCATCGAAATAAAAATAGCATATGCTTATGTTACCATTTTTCTATTGTGTGGACAAGTCATAGCAAAAAAATGTGTTGCAATTCTACATAAAGTCATATAATTCAAATGGGACATTTCAAATTGCATGATATGTAACGTCAGAGGAGCTCTTATAGATAATGTACAGATAATATGTGTTTTGATGCTCTTTGTATTTCAAGCATTAGGTAGGCTTTCAGTCACTTACTGATTAGCATTTTTCTTTGTATGTTTGCTCTCTCTGCCCACTTAGTTCTTAATGTAGTTTCTAGATGACTTAGATTTGGTACTAATAGAACTAGATTTTAAGTTAAATGGATGATTTATATGCAGGAAGATCCGATTTGCTTCGATACTCTACTATCTACATGCCATTTTCAGTATTTTTGTTGTACGACTGCTATACTTATCCTAGCATTGCTATATATCATTGGACCAAATGGATTAGATCCTTCTTTACACTTTTAATTCTCTTAGCTGGTAGATCATTGAATGGTTAATATGCTCAATTTTGGGTTGCATGCTAATATGGTGTATATTTGTCTGCAGGATATTTTTTCCCTTCCATTTCCCTATCATCCTTCTCTATTGTGAGTTataactttttattttaattttactcATCCAGGCCTTCTGCAATACCTATTTTGATGGAATTATTGAAGTTTTCATAATTATATTCAGCTATCCGTCTTTTAAAACTGAATTACTAGCTATGAGCTCAGAATAGTCGCAAAGTATTTGCAGTTCAAAATAGAGATGATTTCCTACATCCCACTAAGGAGTGATGGTAGGATAGATGTGGTATCCTGGTGATTCACCTTGAACTATAAAAAGAATCTTTGTCCATACAATTAATGCCACCTATTTGCATCAATGAATAGTCAGTTTAAATGCATTAATTGGGTAAACTAGCTCTTTCTATATGCTACTTAATTAGTTTTCTCAAATATATAGAGTAAATTACCGCATAGTTAAAGTTTTCCAATCCAACCATATGCCCATCCATTTTCTTCTCTTAAATGCAGAAAACACTTTTACTAGCACTAGCACCTCAAAATTTGAGCAAGAAAAGTTATTTTAGCATCGCAACTGCGTGGTTGTTCCTTTCACCGCTGTTGATAACTTGATATGATAGAGAGATAACAGAGCTCCCCAAAAGGTGTTATAATTTTGACTGAATGCAGGATAACTGTAGTATACTTTCCTATGGGATTGTAAAATTCATTACTTAATTTGTCAACCTTCAAACCATTGTCATCGGCAAGCATAGACTAATCTTCTTTCTTTTACTGTTGTAGGACTACTTGGGAGGGAGTTTTCAGCAGTAATATATGCCACACAAAGCATATCCAATATACTTTCCATCAGTGGGGGAGAGTAGTTTAGATGTTGGGTGAGTGCATTTCATTGCTGGAGTGTACCAGTGTAAAATGTTCTGAAATTATTTCGTAACTAATAAAGCAAATTTATAACCTTCTGTGTTGTATACAGGTTAATGGTAATTAGTAAGCCTCTTTGATGTGTTGTGATTGTTATGCTTAATTCAATGTTTAGTTTGTAGTTCTCTTGGACCTTAGagtaattatatattaattgttCAGTGACATCATTGACTGGCGCAGCGCAGCGCGCCACTATTTCTAGTACTGTACAATGCAACAAAGGATTGGTTGAATAAGAAGTGAACTCACGGCCACTGAAGTTGGGAACTAAAGAGGGGGCAGAAAAGATTGTTGCAATGTTGCTGCATGTGTATGGAATCTAAAGAGAGACCGAGATCCAAGAAAAAGCAGACTCCAAAGCGGCAAGCACACGAACGTGTCAGCCTTTTATCCTGCATTTCTGTCGTCATCCTTAGCACAGCATTTGGGAACCCCTTTGGCATATGGATGAACTCGGCTCCCTTTCCAAATGTTTGTCGATATGGACaatttttgtttcaattttGACTTCTATTTAATGGTTAGCctagtttaaaaaaatagttagccTACGAGGCTAGGCTAAAAAAAAGGTTTCACTTGTCTTTATGCAGCATACTTTCAACCAATTATTACGACTTCTATATTAAAGTCTTAgatttatttcttttatcaTCGAAACTAAGGAGAAACCAACTCTCATCCTAAGACCAAAGAGTGTATAAATGTATGAAACCAATAAATATTAAGGGTATATTTAAGAAAGTTTTTGGTAGCTGCAATTTCTTTCAGAATAAAAACTCCTTCAAACAATCCAAATTTTCatctatattataaaaatgtgtAGTTACAAAATCCACAAAATGAGTTAAAAGCCAACTAGCCGCTCCTCAGGATCTTAAACTCCATCAAACAAGACCTAAGATGGCTACTTGGGTTCATTTAATCTATCTTTGTATTTAAGTCTTAAATGCACAGAGACTACAAATATGAATATATTATTTGAGAAAaatcagaaaataaaatatgtttaatacttttgGACATATGGGGTATATTAAgataggcaaattttgctaaaaaaaacatatttgcgGTTTTAGTTGTAAGGCATGGCACGAAGTGACTTTTCAGGGAAGACACTCCcgaaatatgaaaaaattactGCTACACAGCATACCCAATATAATATTTATTTCCGATTCAATAGGAGAGAAACCACATGAAAGTTCTGAAAGACCcctagacccacatgtcaagtcTACATCTCCTTCTGTGAGCTAGAGAAGAAGGCTCAAGACAGCCACTGAGgaatggaggagagaagagaggcggTGGCCGCAGAGGTGGCCTACGCCAGACCTGGAGCTCCCCGCCTAGATCCACGCTCACGCCATGCAAACTCTCCAACTGGATCCGCGGCCGCCTGCTGCGAAGCTTGCCGCCTAGGTTGGCACTAGCTCGTGCCATTGCGACAACCTGATCCATCTGGGGGACCTGCCACTAACAATACCGTCCTATCTAGCGTCATCGTCGTTGACGTGTTCGCCTCCCTGGAACAGTTGCCGCCAAGGAATTAAATCTTCGGCTAAGGCCTTTAGCTGTTTGGGCTTTCAACAGCTATGATTAGCTATAGCGGGGTATAGTTGCAGCTAAGCTATTTAGCTGTTTTGCAAAAACTATAAAGGAGTCACAGAATAAATAGGTCATCACATGAACAAAATAAATAGTACAACACATTTCATCACATGGACATGATAATTTTTTCATAGTTCATACATGAACATGAGTACATGATAAATTGACACATGAGTTCTTGACATAAATAGTTCATCAATCATCAGTTTATCACAGGAAGGTCAAGATCAGAATCAATTACTAGCTAGTAGTTGCATATTCAAGATCAGGATCACTTACCAGCTTGGGGGAGGAGTGGGCCATTGTCACAGCCTTCGGGCacggtggccgccgccaccgccatcgcagCCACCGCGTGTAGGCGTCGCCTACGGGCGAAGCCGCAGCCGCCAACTCCGCCGCCTACGAGCGTAACTGCCACCGTTGCAGCCTCCGCATGAAACTGCCGCCACGCGCTGTAGAAGCCGCCAACTCCGTCGCCTTAGGGCGAAGCCATAGCCGCTGCCTTTAGGGCTCCGGGCGCAGCTACTGTCGCCATCTatcgaggagaggagagagagtgaggTTAGGGTTATAGGAGAGGTAGATGGGCCTTAGGCCCGTAGCCAATTTCAACCCACAACCAAAGTTTAGCTGTCGCATGCCGCTAACTCAAGGCCAATTTAGCGGCTATCTCTCGCTAAACCCAGCTATTAGCTTCATAGATTATTTAGCGGTAAAAGTGGCATATCTTAGCGGCAGCTATAGCCGGAGATTTAAATCTTTAATTGCCGCAAGAGGACCCGGTGCTTGCTGGCAACACTAGGACCCAGTCCCGCTCCTAGCGTTGCGGATTTGCGCTGCCTCAATGCTTGCTGGCAAAGCTAACTTCATCTGTATTGCATGCTCGCCGGCCGAGAACGAGAGAGAGCTAAGAGAAACAAAGGAGATGGAAACATGACATGTTTCAAAACTTTCACGCGGTTTCTTTCCTATTAAACCAGAAATGAATATTATAATTAATGTGGTGTCCAGCAGCAAATTTTCACATTTAAAAGTGTTTTCTTCTAAAAGTAACATCATGCAATATCCTATAGTTAAAACCTTGAAGTCAAAACATCAAGATAGGATGAGTTTAAAGTTTTAAGATGAATAGTACGGAGTGGTAAGTACATTGAAACACAAAGCGTGAAAATCCCTAGCATCGAACAAACCGAACCATGAGCTGCATCTGCATTCATGTCTGAATTGTCTTGCAAACAAAAGTTAattgaaggaaaaagtacgaattatcccccgaactatcgcgatcgtccgaattaccccctgaaccacaaaatcggacgttcttcacccccaactatacaaaccggacgaattacccccctcgacccaatccgcggtggttttggtctacgtggcgtacacgtggcagtccagtcagcattctatatttttaaaaatgtgggacccacctgtcatacacactctctctctcgctcttcctctctcttctctctctcactctcctcactcttcctctttctctcacgGTCAGGCGGCTGAAGGCGGCAacctcggcgcggcggcggcggtggcgggggcggaggctGAGGGCGAcggaggcgccgccggtggtggtgctgccgccgcgtcgccgcacggcctagacgaggaggaggagatggggaggacgGCGGTGCCCCCGCAACCAGGAAGGATGGACAACGTCGAggccgccacgcccgccgccctcAGCCACCGCCTCCGCGTCACCGCCAGACGTCGCCGCAGCGCCGCCCTCAGCCGCCGTCTAGGCcgagcggcgacgcggcggcagcACCACCACCTGCGGCACCTCCGCCGCCCTCAGCCAACGCCTCCGTGTCACCGTTCGACGTCGCCGCGCTCGATTGTGCGCCGTCGTTTCCCCTTTTTCTctgcttcaccgccgccgcgttcgaTTGTGCGCCGCCGTGGTCTCCCTCGCCGATTCCTCGCGCCACCACCCTCCTGGAGCTCCCTTGAACCACCCCAACCCGCCGCCTTGGCCGCTGGCCTCCTCACTAGCTCCCGCGCcgtgcctcccctcccgccgtcgccgagcgcaGTCACGCTCCGCCGTCGGCCCTTCTCCCCCTCGATTCCCGTCGCTGTCTCCCTTCCCGTGTCCCAAGCAACCGTCCCGAGTCGCCGCCTTGGCCGCTCACGCCTCATCTCCCCTTTCGCcgcgccgccttcttccgccgccgcatagCGCCGCCGCGTGTGCGTCGCCGATGACCATCTAGGCCGAGCGGAGATAGCATCACTgccggcggcgcctccgccgccctcagctgccgccgccgcctccgcgccgaggccgccgccctcagccgcctgaccgtgagagagagaggaagagagagagagaagagagagaggaagagtgagagagagtatgacatgtgggccccacatttttttaaaatatagaatgctgactggactgccacgtgtacgccacgtagaccaaaaccactgcAAATTGGGTCGAGGAgagtaattcgtccggtttgtatagttgggggtgaagaatgtccggttttatggttcaggggggtaattcggacgaacGTGATAGTTCagagggtaattcgtactttttccttaattGAATAGGTGTTCGTATAGCATTAcgaccatatatatatactcgaAAGAAAAGTTGAGACATTTCTCTCGAACGGATACTCGCTAACTTGCCAAGGCCCACAAATGAGAAAGATTGGGCCGAGCATTAACAGCCAAAGCAATGAGATTGTAAGGGCGTCCACAATGTGCATGCAAAAATGACCTTTGGAATTGGAGAAAGGGCGAGAATACTGCTATGGTTAGCTTTAAGCTTAACGCAAACTGATGCCGACGGTCGATCGTCAACGAGTATGTATGAACATAGATGAGATAATAACAAGTAAAGAAAACCAAAACCGCCCCTCAACCTGGATTATTTATGTTCATAATTATAGCGTCGCATCCAGTTGAACAAAACCCATAATTATAGCGTCGCATCCAGTTGAACAAAACCCAGAGCTACAATAAAACCAAGTTAACTTCTGTGTAAAAATGGAGCAATGGATCATGCAAAGCTAACATCAGTTATTATTGGTACACATATCTCTACTCCACAGAAACTCCCAATGGAACCTCTTATTGAGCACTCCACAAATATGGAGCCTGCAGGTCACTCTGCGAGGTTCCATCTCAACTTTTCAAAACTGTAAgaacaaaaaatttaaaaggtACACGTCGGTATCGTCGTGTCTCTCTATGCCTCGGCGCCGAGTTCCAACATCAAGGTGTGGTTCGCATCGTTGCTTCCAGGGCCACTGAACTGGATGGGACCTGTTTCGCAAGAAATTAAACATGTCATTGTTCTCTATGTTGCTGTTATAGTCATTTTGCACTACTTGCTAGCTATTGCATGTCCACGTACCAGGGCTGATGTAATGGTTCTTGAGGGACCACTCATCTCGCAATGAAGCAAACTTCTTAAACGGTGCCCCTGAAAATGGATGATAGATGAAATGAGATTTTGGGTAAAGGTCCATAAATCACATTACTGTTAGCGTTGATAATAGAAGTGCTTCGTACCGTCAAGTTCCACCATAGCCTTCTTGATCACTGGCTTGTACTTTCCTGATtgcagaaaacaaaaaaaaacattagtttTATGATTTAAACAAGGAAATGACAGGTAATGCAATGCATATTATATGAAAATCTGACCCAAATTAGTTCCAAAAGTAACTTGAAGATTTAATCACATAGTAGGTATTTGAATAAACGGTCAaaagaaatttaatgaaacATAGCTAGCTAATCTCCAAGTGCAAACAACGGAACTGTAGAAACCTACCGTGCCTCCTCTCAACATCCATCAACGATGTCAATGCAGTTCCACCAACGGTCCATTCTTCCACAGGAGCAGCGAGGTTGCCAACCTGAGTAAAAATACAAACATAAGAGCATGATCATATCATTAGAAGTTCATCTGCCTGCGCTGGTTCGTAAACAAACATGCTGCAAACATCACTTCCACAAAGCCCGTTCTTAGGTTCCAATCTGGGTATCCAACAAGTGACAGGGAACTATAGTGTGCATACCGACGTAATCAGTCCTGTCTTCCCACATTGGAGAAGTGCCCCAGAACCGTAGCCTAACGCATAGCAATAGTTAGAATCAAAAATAGTAGGAAGGCCACATCTTCCTTCATATCTGCAAAATTACACAGCAACAGCATTAGAGATGGAattatttttttggaaaatgCAACAATTCATACATACCCAAAGAAGTGAGATTGGCCTCTGAAATGTGCGGGGTACTTCCCCtcagcttttctcttctccaaTTCAGTCTCAACCATGGCAATAAGCATTTTCTCTGTTTCAATTTTTGCAACCTAAAAACAAAAATTTCCAACACCAGTTAGGGACTTAGTATGACCAACTCTTCAGCAAAAAGTCATGTCAGCGAAGGGAGGACTATAACTGTTTACCTGAACATTTCCATGAGGATCTCTTTCAAGCAAAAGTTGCTCCTGGATGGTTTTGGGCAGGAAGTCAAACAGTTGCCTGGATTCTGGTTGAAGCTTGCTTTTCCAAGCCCCTGCCTCATCAACAACATCATGCGCCAAAATTTCATTCAATTCTGCAATGAGTTTTTGAACCTAGGAAAGAAACAGAATGAAATCAGTAATGCAAATCGTGACAACACAAATCACAGGTGAATGAAGATTGTCAAACCTCTGGGATGAAATCAATCAGACCCTCTGGGATAAGGATCACACCATAGTTGTAACCAAGTTCTGCACGCTTGCAGACAATGTCGGTAATGTAGTCGGTGACACTTTTAAGAGTTTCCTTCTTTGCAGCAACCTACAGTACAAAAAAGAAGTGTTCTGAAATGGTAATGATAATAAGCAAACAATATGCCATGTGCACTTTAGAAAAACTGCAGATCATCTCCAGCAACATTTTACTCGAGTCAATTTTTAGTACCAAACTGTGATATAAAGTACGAGGTTTGTGCTATGTGCCAACACCGAATTGGGACCTGCAATGTTACTGTACAGCAACATACTGCAGTAGTATTAACGTATATACAATTGTTACAATAATCCGCTTTAAAGGAGACCTATTGTAGTTGTTAGCATTGACAGAAAAACAAGTGTCCATTGTCTATCTACCGCTTGCCCTTGTGATTGTGATGCTGACTTCCATGGAAATGCAACACCAACTGGGTCCAGGGACAACGAACCTCAATAAGGCCTAGTGGACTAGCCCCAATCATGCCCATCACATTTGGTAGGAAAAAGTGTAAATGAAATCAGCATGAAATAAACATGAATCGAAATGAATAGATGATTCCACCATTATGGAACAGTATTCAAGCTAGGAAAAGGTTGGAGTGTCAGGTCAATGTAGAAGATCATATATAAGAATTACAAACCTCTTCTCCAATGAGTGCAACATTAGGATGTGTTTGCAGAGCACACTCCAATGTAATGTGAGAAGCAGCACGTCCCATAAGCCTCACAACTACATGAACATAACAAATACTTATTAGTATTGTGTCAGAAATAGACAAAATAATGTTAAATTAACCATCTGCAGAAGTTGACACTCAAGGATTTTATATGTTAGCAGCATGTTGTTACAGCATTATGAGGATGTTTGAGGCCTTGTTGTATAATGTACGAAAAAATAAATACTACTTTACTAGGTTGCTGAGCATGTAATGACCTTCTTCAATTTAGTTATGGATAAACTAAATGACAGTATACTTTAATAGCCATGTACAGCTACTGTTGGCAATTATTATCCATGATCTCTTCAAACTAAACATAGTTTGCTCCTATCAACTCTCTTTCCATGTTTAGGAAAACAAAAATCATAGTTTGGCATATGTCTGACAACCAAAACAGAAACTTACAGTGGTAGTACTTCCCGGTTGAGCGTGCATCAGTCATAACATTACCAATCATTTCAGAGTATATCTGAAAAAGAAGATGGATCAATCGTTAACTTTTTTGAGGAAAAATCGTCAACTTGTTATTATTGCCGTGATGATTTTCATATTATGTGCAAAATGTCCTAATTTCACCATGTGCAGTTGAGCAAGTGCATCAAGGTCATAAGGGTGAAAACTTCACAATCTACAGTAGAATTAGCTGAAATTTTGAAAACTGATGCACAAGGATCAAGAACCTGATACCTTGCAAGCAGTGTCAAACCCAAAGCTTGTTGGAACCTCCTTGCATTTCAGATCTCCATCAATAGTCTTTGGGCAACCAATGACACGAGTTTTCATGTTCTTCCCCCTACAAAGTTAAACAATCACTCACTTGTCAACAAGCATATAGTTAATATTGCCAATAAAACTATCGAGAATAATATCTAGATTCTCTATGTTGCAGAATTCAGTTAATGGCTCAATGCTATTGCAGACTTAATGCTTGTTTAACAGAAAACATCATGCAGAAAATATGCTTCAGCAACATACAACAAAAATAAGAGCTTTTTGTTACTGTTTGGAAAACTTTTTTCTGTATTTCCTTTCGGAATTGACCTGTttacagttgacagagcatcaaCAGTACACAAAGGTCTTTGTCAACAGCAACTAAAGAAAATTGCCTAAGAAGCAAAAGAACAGGGTTACACATATTAGGGGCCAACCTGAAGTACTCAGCAAGAAGGCATGCGTTTGTGTTTGAATCATCACCACCAATGACAACAAGCCCATCCAAATCAAGTTTGTTTACAGTGTCTTCAGCTTGCTTGAACTGCTCAAATACATGACAGAATTTAAAATAAGAAAATGCTAGTGAAACTAGGCAACAAAATAGCCAAATACCCTGAAAGGCAGATAAAGGGATTAAATAAGCATTTGCACATAAAAGCGCAAAGATATACCTGCTCTGGTGTTTCAATCTTGTCCCTACCACTGCAGATCATATCAAATCCACCCTAtcaaaaagagaaacaaaattaaaatcgTACCTGAAATAAGAGAGCCCCTTAAAAAGGAAAAGTGTGTATATTTCATGCAGCGACCTAACCATCAGCAGTACTTGACACCTAGCATGATCATActccaaaaaagaaaatgagaatgTAATTATTTGCACCAAAAAAAGGGTCTTATCATATTTTCTACACCAGAACCTTACCTAACACCACCTACTAAACTAACATGATTTACAGAAAATCAGAGAATAGGCACCTGTCGAATTTTCGACCCAATAGCATGCTTAGTGAATCTAAGTTGCTATACCTG
The Oryza sativa Japonica Group chromosome 6, ASM3414082v1 DNA segment above includes these coding regions:
- the LOC4340643 gene encoding pyrophosphate--fructose 6-phosphate 1-phosphotransferase subunit beta, translated to MAAAAVAANGGGDGAQASNAPAPTRLASVYSEVQTSRLKHALPLPSVLRSPFALADGPASSAAGNPGEIAKLFPNLFGQPSVSLVPSPEPASTRPLKVGVVLSGGQAPGGHNVICGIFDYLQEYAKGSVMYGFKGGPAGVMKCKYVELTADYVYPYRNQGGFDMICSGRDKIETPEQFKQAEDTVNKLDLDGLVVIGGDDSNTNACLLAEYFRGKNMKTRVIGCPKTIDGDLKCKEVPTSFGFDTACKIYSEMIGNVMTDARSTGKYYHFVRLMGRAASHITLECALQTHPNVALIGEEVAAKKETLKSVTDYITDIVCKRAELGYNYGVILIPEGLIDFIPEVQKLIAELNEILAHDVVDEAGAWKSKLQPESRQLFDFLPKTIQEQLLLERDPHGNVQVAKIETEKMLIAMVETELEKRKAEGKYPAHFRGQSHFFGYEGRCGLPTIFDSNYCYALGYGSGALLQCGKTGLITSVGNLAAPVEEWTVGGTALTSLMDVERRHGKYKPVIKKAMVELDGAPFKKFASLRDEWSLKNHYISPGPIQFSGPGSNDANHTLMLELGAEA